A stretch of the Chloroflexota bacterium genome encodes the following:
- a CDS encoding VanW family protein has protein sequence MDHAISGGHFYRQANGFGGQGDRGFLIWDEPGGPAFYSVFRQLGGVRTLGYPASRRFEEDGFIYLVTQGALLQYDPKLRQVLLANTFEILERAGLNDLLYARGIPMSIVDDGSNGDFAKAKQTRLSWLTNDAIKQHYLSVGGEERAINLFGLPMSKPQAFGPFVTQRFQRITLQYWIEDIPGVATRGDVKTILGGDLLKEFDLLPLEAKLPHMSYERPSPINVSTLQEEKRFANIIAEGNSEFTGSSRSRVHNIVLAASRIHGNVIQPGETFSFLKALGPITLSAGYHTGLLIWGDQTIWGVGGGVCQVSTTVFRAAFWAGLPITERNQHSYRVSYYELDGSPPGFDASVYNPGLDLKFVNDSEHPILIQAHVDPHDMELTITLRGRELNRTVEMLPVIETNVEAPGPPLPDTPDPSLPWGVRLQVEWAVEGVDTVIQRQVVQGEDTRTDEFRSEFTPWRERWVVGRAR, from the coding sequence ATGGATCATGCAATCAGCGGCGGGCACTTCTATCGGCAAGCCAACGGATTCGGTGGCCAAGGCGACCGGGGATTCCTGATCTGGGATGAGCCTGGTGGCCCTGCATTCTACAGTGTGTTCCGCCAGCTTGGCGGCGTGAGAACGCTTGGCTATCCGGCCTCGCGGCGGTTTGAAGAAGACGGCTTCATCTATCTGGTAACCCAGGGCGCGCTGCTTCAGTATGACCCCAAGCTGCGTCAGGTGCTCCTTGCCAACACCTTCGAAATCCTCGAGAGAGCCGGCTTGAATGACCTCCTCTATGCCCGCGGTATCCCCATGTCTATTGTCGATGACGGCTCAAACGGGGACTTTGCAAAAGCGAAGCAGACGCGTCTCAGTTGGCTGACAAACGACGCCATCAAACAACATTATTTGAGCGTGGGCGGCGAGGAAAGGGCAATCAATCTCTTCGGTCTTCCCATGTCAAAGCCACAAGCGTTTGGTCCGTTCGTTACCCAGCGCTTCCAACGCATCACGCTCCAGTACTGGATAGAGGACATTCCCGGTGTTGCGACAAGAGGTGACGTAAAGACGATTCTCGGTGGAGACCTCTTGAAGGAGTTCGACCTGCTGCCGCTTGAAGCAAAGCTGCCGCACATGAGCTACGAACGTCCCTCTCCAATCAATGTCAGCACATTGCAGGAAGAGAAGCGTTTCGCAAACATCATTGCCGAAGGCAACTCAGAATTCACTGGTTCCTCCCGATCGCGCGTACACAACATTGTTTTGGCTGCGTCGAGGATTCATGGCAACGTCATCCAGCCCGGTGAGACCTTTTCCTTCCTGAAGGCACTTGGTCCTATTACCCTTAGCGCCGGGTATCACACCGGTCTCTTGATCTGGGGAGATCAAACCATTTGGGGTGTTGGCGGCGGCGTCTGTCAGGTGTCAACTACGGTGTTCCGCGCTGCCTTCTGGGCCGGCTTGCCAATTACGGAACGAAACCAGCACTCGTATCGTGTGAGCTATTACGAGCTAGACGGCAGCCCTCCCGGCTTCGATGCCTCAGTCTACAATCCGGGCCTGGACCTCAAATTCGTCAACGACTCCGAGCATCCCATTCTGATACAGGCGCACGTTGACCCACATGACATGGAACTTACAATCACGTTGCGCGGCAGGGAGCTCAACCGCACTGTAGAGATGCTGCCGGTCATCGAGACGAACGTCGAGGCTCCGGGGCCGCCGCTGCCGGACACGCCGGATCCCAGTCTTCCATGGGGCGTACGCCTGCAAGTCGAGTGGGCCGTAGAGGGCGTAGATACTGTGATTCAAAGGCAGGTGGTGCAAGGAGAGGATACTCGTACTGATGAGTTCCGCAGCGAGTTCACTCCCTGGCGGGAACGCTGGGTAGTGGGTAGGGCGAGATAA
- a CDS encoding cation:proton antiporter, with the protein MAFDVILSIGLLIVVAKLLEGVLRRFRLNSIVAFTAAGVALGPIAGVIEPTEELQVLLGIGIFLFFFLIGLDEIDISGFIATIRGRFFVAATLSVMISLLLALGVTSDIFFDFGLGLDFTEALALSGILSLSSLGLVSKVLADEGHLRKPIGIQIFVTVLIAELIALLIVGFTIGEHVAEINVQSILILLAKIVGFTLVTWILSSRVIPPLIVLLKRTLHVPQLSFGLLIGGLFVVVGISEAVGTHGSLGALLFGAALSGLPYQLRQDIVPGMRSAAEGLFVPLFFASAGLHLSLSFTELPIETIIALVSVPLVGKFAGSLVGAFVSRLEMPFALATGLMAKGVAEIALLLVLLETGIIGDDIFSLLVLIMFAYILLAPSVINYAVNRAKPSEHTTLPDSIPASLARFALDDITVNDILDRTRSYPEPQISVRKFVDQWLIPQQHDYVIADNGNISGIVSLGMLRYLPKEAWPTTQLEKVVRRKTPMARPDEPIEDVLQRMMENSLTVIPVVEEDSGKFLGVVSRQDVVDLITLEARGAH; encoded by the coding sequence GTGGCTTTCGATGTCATACTCTCAATTGGGCTGCTAATCGTCGTCGCCAAGCTCTTGGAGGGTGTGCTCCGGCGGTTTCGACTTAACTCTATCGTGGCATTTACTGCGGCGGGCGTGGCGTTAGGCCCAATTGCCGGCGTCATCGAGCCGACGGAAGAATTGCAGGTACTGCTCGGCATCGGCATCTTTCTCTTCTTCTTTCTCATTGGCCTCGATGAGATTGATATTTCCGGCTTTATAGCCACAATCCGCGGTCGTTTCTTTGTGGCCGCGACCCTATCGGTCATGATTTCTCTCCTGCTGGCGCTTGGCGTTACCTCCGATATTTTCTTTGACTTCGGACTGGGCCTGGACTTCACGGAAGCGCTGGCATTGTCAGGGATCCTGTCGCTTTCCAGCCTTGGTTTGGTAAGCAAAGTTCTCGCCGATGAAGGTCATCTGCGCAAGCCAATCGGCATCCAGATTTTCGTCACCGTTCTGATTGCGGAATTGATCGCGCTGCTCATTGTGGGGTTTACTATTGGCGAGCACGTGGCGGAAATCAACGTGCAGAGCATCCTCATTCTCCTGGCGAAGATCGTCGGCTTCACGCTCGTTACGTGGATTCTCTCCAGTCGCGTGATCCCGCCTTTGATCGTACTCTTGAAACGTACGTTGCACGTGCCCCAACTCTCATTCGGCTTACTCATCGGCGGGCTCTTTGTAGTGGTTGGAATCTCCGAAGCTGTGGGCACCCACGGCTCACTGGGGGCATTGCTCTTTGGCGCCGCCCTCTCCGGTCTGCCTTACCAACTGCGCCAGGACATCGTACCGGGCATGCGGAGCGCTGCCGAAGGGTTGTTCGTGCCCCTCTTCTTCGCCTCGGCGGGACTGCATCTCAGTCTCTCATTCACGGAGTTGCCGATTGAGACTATTATCGCGCTGGTGAGTGTTCCGCTCGTGGGCAAATTCGCCGGTTCTCTCGTCGGCGCCTTTGTATCGCGGCTGGAAATGCCGTTCGCCCTCGCGACGGGGCTGATGGCAAAGGGCGTAGCGGAAATTGCATTGCTCTTGGTGCTCCTGGAAACCGGCATTATCGGGGATGACATCTTTTCACTCCTCGTGCTCATCATGTTTGCGTACATCTTGCTGGCGCCGTCGGTGATCAACTATGCCGTAAACCGCGCCAAGCCTTCGGAACATACAACGCTGCCCGATTCAATTCCGGCATCTCTGGCGCGCTTTGCCCTCGACGACATTACCGTCAACGACATACTTGACCGCACGCGTAGCTATCCTGAACCGCAGATTTCGGTGCGAAAGTTCGTGGATCAGTGGCTCATCCCCCAGCAACACGACTATGTGATCGCGGATAATGGGAACATCTCCGGAATTGTTTCATTGGGCATGCTGCGCTACTTGCCGAAGGAAGCATGGCCCACGACTCAGTTGGAGAAAGTCGTGCGCCGCAAGACACCAATGGCCCGACCCGACGAGCCGATAGAAGACGTGCTCCAACGCATGATGGAAAACTCACTAACAGTCATTCCGGTGGTGGAAGAGGACAGTGGGAAGTTTCTCGGAGTGGTTTCCCGGCAGGACGTTGTGGATCTCATAACGCTGGAAGCCCGCGGGGCGCACTAG
- the thpR gene encoding RNA 2',3'-cyclic phosphodiesterase: MDTERLFLAIALPGSARNCMAERVRLVAKHADRVRWVPIENVHITLKFFGETPAAQRSTIEATMERVVASVPPLELAITGVKVVRRGRRPQMVWATVADTDGRLQRLHDRTERLLESEGFAREVRSFSPHSTLARVRDGVAQWEQESLENWAATQREMPPIPFQVAEVLLMKSELKPQGAEYTVCRRFGLRGT, encoded by the coding sequence GTGGATACAGAGAGACTGTTTCTGGCCATTGCCCTGCCCGGTAGCGCCCGAAATTGCATGGCAGAGAGAGTGCGATTAGTGGCCAAGCACGCTGACAGAGTACGCTGGGTGCCGATTGAGAATGTGCACATCACGCTCAAGTTCTTTGGTGAAACACCTGCGGCACAGAGAAGCACAATTGAGGCCACAATGGAGCGGGTCGTTGCGAGCGTGCCTCCGCTGGAACTTGCCATCACGGGTGTAAAGGTTGTGCGCCGAGGCAGAAGGCCGCAGATGGTCTGGGCAACGGTGGCAGATACGGACGGGCGGTTGCAGCGGTTGCATGATAGAACGGAGCGCCTGCTGGAAAGTGAAGGATTCGCACGAGAAGTACGGTCGTTCTCTCCCCACAGCACGCTTGCGCGTGTGCGTGACGGTGTCGCTCAGTGGGAGCAGGAATCGCTTGAGAATTGGGCGGCGACGCAGCGCGAAATGCCACCGATCCCCTTTCAGGTAGCAGAAGTCTTGCTAATGAAAAGCGAGTTGAAGCCGCAAGGAGCCGAATACACGGTCTGCAGGCGATTTGGGTTGCGGGGAACGTGA
- a CDS encoding ADP-ribosylglycohydrolase family protein yields MLGAIAGDVIGSVHEYTATKTKDFPLIDPKCFFTDDSVLTIALADALLHDLDYAVTLKEYYGRYPGAGYGTSFHVWATSDSFAPYNSWGNGSAMRVSPVAYAANNLEEALDLAERSAAVTHNHPEGIRGAQATAAAVFLAKTGHDKTEIKEFVESSCGYDLRQTLDEIRPSYSFDESCQGTVPQAITAFLEAEDFEDTIRNAISLGGDADTLACIAGSIAEPYFGGVPPDIREEVLQRLDDHLLAVVTEFEQRVMNS; encoded by the coding sequence ATGCTTGGCGCAATAGCTGGTGATGTGATCGGCTCGGTACACGAGTATACTGCTACCAAGACGAAAGACTTTCCGTTAATTGACCCCAAGTGCTTCTTTACCGATGACTCAGTGTTGACTATCGCGTTGGCCGACGCGTTGCTGCACGATCTCGACTATGCTGTCACGCTCAAGGAGTACTATGGGCGCTATCCCGGTGCCGGATATGGTACGAGTTTTCACGTCTGGGCAACGTCCGACTCGTTCGCGCCCTACAACAGTTGGGGCAACGGGTCGGCCATGCGAGTTAGCCCGGTAGCTTACGCTGCAAACAACCTCGAGGAGGCATTGGATCTGGCGGAACGCAGTGCTGCGGTTACGCATAACCATCCGGAGGGCATACGAGGCGCACAGGCCACTGCCGCCGCAGTTTTCCTTGCAAAGACCGGCCACGACAAGACCGAGATTAAAGAATTCGTGGAATCCTCGTGCGGTTACGACTTGCGGCAAACATTGGATGAAATCCGACCCTCATACAGCTTTGACGAATCGTGCCAGGGAACAGTGCCGCAGGCGATTACGGCTTTCTTGGAAGCAGAGGACTTCGAAGATACTATCCGCAACGCCATTTCACTTGGCGGCGATGCGGACACCCTGGCCTGTATTGCCGGGTCCATTGCGGAACCCTATTTTGGCGGCGTGCCGCCGGACATACGCGAGGAAGTCTTGCAACGGCTCGATGACCACTTGCTGGCAGTCGTCACCGAGTTTGAGCAGCGTGTGATGAATAGCTAG
- a CDS encoding polyprenyl synthetase family protein, which produces MSPGIARAQLLAELTSRRERVYGYLQTGIDPNALRSLHLGEAVASYLQQPGKGLRSSILLLCCGATGGAEERAVPAAAAVELFHIWTLVHDDIIDQDDLRRGRPTVHADFAERAKQELHLTGADAAHYGRTQALLAGDLQQGWSAMLLTKSTTERGVDATLVLNLIAELFGSVEARLVDGEALDVQFSLQDITEITEAEVLDMMQKKTGVLYAFAATAGACIGLNAWRPEDSTVSALTAFATNCGIAFQLQDDVLGVVGDSAATGKPVGADIREGKRTLIVKEALRNASAAQHKQILNTLGNRTASNEQVQVVTRLLLDLGGVAHAHALAQAYIDRAHSNLAPIPQQPHRQLLHAIADFVLERDS; this is translated from the coding sequence GTGAGCCCTGGGATTGCGCGCGCTCAGTTGCTTGCGGAGCTTACCTCTCGCCGTGAACGCGTCTATGGCTACCTTCAAACAGGAATTGACCCTAACGCTCTGCGTTCGCTCCACCTCGGCGAGGCAGTGGCCAGCTACCTGCAACAGCCGGGCAAAGGGCTGCGGTCAAGCATCCTCCTCTTGTGCTGCGGCGCCACCGGCGGCGCAGAAGAACGCGCAGTTCCCGCCGCCGCCGCAGTAGAACTCTTCCACATCTGGACGCTAGTGCATGACGACATTATCGACCAGGACGACCTGCGCCGAGGCAGACCGACGGTTCATGCAGACTTTGCGGAACGAGCCAAGCAAGAGCTGCACTTGACCGGTGCTGACGCCGCCCACTATGGACGTACGCAAGCCTTGCTGGCCGGCGACCTGCAGCAAGGTTGGTCCGCTATGCTGCTCACGAAATCCACAACAGAGCGAGGCGTAGATGCAACTCTTGTCCTTAATCTCATTGCTGAGCTCTTCGGCTCGGTAGAGGCGCGTCTCGTAGACGGCGAGGCGCTCGACGTGCAGTTCAGCTTACAAGATATCACGGAGATTACTGAGGCAGAAGTTCTTGACATGATGCAAAAGAAGACCGGCGTTCTCTACGCGTTTGCTGCCACCGCCGGAGCTTGTATCGGCCTGAACGCCTGGCGGCCGGAAGACTCTACGGTCTCAGCGCTGACAGCCTTTGCCACCAACTGTGGCATCGCCTTTCAACTGCAGGACGACGTGCTTGGCGTAGTCGGGGATTCCGCTGCCACAGGCAAGCCGGTCGGCGCGGACATTAGAGAAGGTAAACGGACACTCATCGTGAAAGAGGCACTGCGCAATGCTTCTGCCGCACAGCACAAACAGATACTCAATACCCTCGGCAACCGCACAGCCAGCAACGAGCAGGTCCAAGTCGTGACGCGACTGCTGCTGGATTTGGGTGGCGTTGCCCACGCGCATGCGCTCGCCCAAGCCTACATTGACCGGGCACACAGCAACCTCGCGCCCATACCGCAGCAGCCCCATCGCCAACTCCTGCACGCGATTGCCGACTTCGTCCTGGAGCGCGATTCCTAG
- a CDS encoding VOC family protein: MAVFLHTRVRVSDLDNSINFYCEHLGFKVISRSERSPDGNQIAHLELPGNLHTLELTYSDDYDLNVPEDLMHFAIGVPDLIAFCAELEGKGIEIWPDGWRETFAEGRKMGFIDDPDGYEIELLERNDA, from the coding sequence ATGGCCGTATTCTTGCACACACGCGTACGCGTGAGCGACCTGGATAACTCGATCAATTTCTACTGCGAACACCTCGGCTTCAAGGTGATCAGCCGGAGCGAGCGCTCACCGGACGGCAACCAAATTGCCCATCTCGAGCTGCCCGGTAACCTGCATACTCTGGAGCTTACATACTCTGACGACTACGACCTCAACGTCCCCGAGGACCTCATGCACTTCGCCATCGGCGTGCCCGACCTGATTGCATTCTGCGCCGAGCTAGAAGGTAAAGGCATTGAGATTTGGCCTGACGGCTGGCGGGAAACGTTCGCCGAGGGTAGAAAGATGGGGTTCATCGACGATCCCGACGGGTACGAAATAGAGTTACTCGAACGGAACGACGCGTGA
- a CDS encoding Gfo/Idh/MocA family oxidoreductase, which yields MADVMGVGLIGPGWVASEHIRAFNKNPHTRMVAVCSRDKARAQAAIDEFGLDAKPYTDYEKMLADPNVDIVSICTPNFAHAEQGALAAEANKHLVIEKPIAISAEQLERLVTAVRKAGVKSVVSFVLRWNPLVQTLHHRREAGDFGHLIYAEADYMHEVGYLRPPGHWGRYKKNVGSAMLSGGSHAMDCIRWLTGKNVESVSAYATPVRLEEKGFDFPLTTAAVLQMEDGVVGRVTATMEAHMPYVFHMSLQGDQGTARNNLFYSSAFPGTTGFMEIPTVPPDSGDVAHHPFQGEIDHIVDCILNDEDSFADIFDSVNTHEACFAADISAAEGRPVALPLVG from the coding sequence ATGGCAGACGTTATGGGAGTTGGCTTGATTGGCCCCGGGTGGGTAGCCAGCGAGCACATTCGCGCTTTCAATAAGAACCCGCATACGCGAATGGTGGCAGTTTGCAGCCGGGACAAGGCCCGCGCGCAGGCGGCGATTGACGAGTTTGGGCTTGACGCCAAGCCCTATACCGACTACGAAAAGATGCTCGCCGATCCCAACGTTGACATAGTTTCCATCTGCACGCCCAACTTCGCCCACGCTGAACAGGGCGCCCTGGCAGCGGAAGCAAATAAGCATCTCGTCATCGAGAAACCCATCGCAATCTCAGCGGAGCAACTAGAGCGTTTGGTAACGGCGGTAAGGAAAGCCGGCGTCAAGAGCGTCGTGAGCTTTGTGCTGCGCTGGAACCCGTTAGTCCAAACGCTGCACCACCGGCGGGAAGCAGGCGACTTTGGGCACCTCATCTATGCTGAAGCAGACTATATGCACGAAGTGGGCTACTTGCGTCCACCCGGCCACTGGGGCCGCTATAAGAAGAACGTGGGCAGCGCAATGCTCTCCGGCGGCAGCCACGCGATGGACTGCATCCGCTGGTTGACCGGCAAGAACGTGGAATCGGTGTCTGCCTATGCCACACCGGTGCGCTTGGAGGAAAAGGGCTTCGACTTTCCGCTCACCACAGCGGCAGTGCTGCAGATGGAGGATGGCGTCGTCGGCCGTGTAACCGCCACCATGGAGGCCCACATGCCCTACGTCTTCCACATGTCTTTGCAAGGCGATCAGGGCACGGCACGAAACAATCTCTTTTATTCCTCTGCCTTTCCCGGCACCACCGGATTCATGGAAATTCCAACTGTACCGCCGGATTCAGGGGACGTGGCCCATCATCCGTTCCAGGGGGAGATCGATCACATAGTTGATTGCATTCTGAACGATGAGGACTCTTTCGCCGACATCTTCGACTCGGTAAATACACATGAAGCGTGTTTTGCCGCCGATATTTCGGCCGCGGAAGGACGCCCCGTCGCGTTGCCCCTTGTCGGTTGA
- a CDS encoding cupin domain-containing protein — protein sequence MRTDYDRAVPFDFDGLSIRELTPRSLQSASIATIDVPPGARHRTARSSSSEKLYVCLEGPLSFVVRDREIELGTLDVLHIPMNEWFSYYNESGNPARLLLIHVPPFDLDSEEFLEIQDNGT from the coding sequence GTGCGTACAGACTATGACAGGGCTGTGCCCTTTGACTTTGACGGGTTGTCTATCCGGGAACTCACTCCTCGCAGCCTACAATCAGCCTCAATTGCCACCATCGACGTTCCTCCCGGTGCCCGGCATCGCACGGCACGCTCGAGCAGCAGTGAAAAGCTCTACGTTTGTCTCGAAGGCCCGCTTTCATTCGTCGTCCGGGACCGAGAGATTGAGCTAGGTACTCTGGATGTCTTACACATCCCCATGAACGAGTGGTTCAGCTATTACAACGAAAGTGGAAATCCTGCGAGACTCCTGCTCATCCACGTCCCGCCCTTCGACTTAGACAGCGAGGAGTTCTTGGAAATACAGGACAATGGCACGTAG
- the folK gene encoding 2-amino-4-hydroxy-6-hydroxymethyldihydropteridine diphosphokinase: MPVVYLGLGSNRGDRLANLRGAAQRLHARVMLTQVSSVYETEPVGHAEQPWFLNAVLEGDTELSAEALLKLALETEVALGRVRSFPNAPRTLDVDILFYGELKIASAALTIPHPRLTERGFTLCPLTEIAPHLEHPVSGHTMEAILATATGLEETRHFADQNWYAEAAPDMLL; encoded by the coding sequence ATGCCGGTTGTTTACTTAGGTCTTGGGAGCAATCGCGGCGACAGACTCGCGAACTTGCGCGGCGCCGCGCAGCGGCTACACGCAAGAGTCATGCTTACGCAGGTTTCCTCAGTCTACGAAACCGAACCGGTCGGCCACGCCGAGCAGCCGTGGTTTCTCAACGCCGTGCTTGAGGGAGATACGGAACTGAGCGCTGAAGCGCTGCTCAAGTTGGCATTGGAAACAGAAGTAGCACTCGGGCGCGTGCGGTCCTTTCCGAATGCGCCGCGCACGTTGGATGTAGACATCCTGTTCTATGGCGAACTGAAGATTGCTTCCGCAGCCCTCACGATTCCACACCCGCGCCTAACTGAGCGGGGATTTACTCTCTGCCCGCTCACGGAAATCGCCCCGCACCTAGAACATCCCGTCTCAGGACATACGATGGAGGCCATATTGGCGACGGCAACCGGCTTGGAGGAGACCCGCCACTTTGCCGATCAGAACTGGTATGCCGAGGCCGCGCCGGACATGTTGCTCTAG
- a CDS encoding UTP--glucose-1-phosphate uridylyltransferase, whose product MKVRKGVFLVAGLGTRTLPAAKSVPKVMLPLADKPAIQYVVEEAVAAGIEQVILVTATGNQAVEDYFDTAYRLEESLAARGKRTELAELQALKEMATVIGVRQHAPLGTGDAVRTARSVVGDEPFAVFLPDDVIDGNPPAIKQLIDAHETYGGEVVAVMPVPHAHVDRYGIVEGTHVAAGIQRLHRLIEKPPADEAPSNLAIVGRYVFTPAIFDFIDRIPVGSGGEVQITDAINSLAQAGSVYSCEFTGKRYDMGDKVGYLSASIDLALKRPDLRPGLLAYLRSLDLDHLDTAT is encoded by the coding sequence ATGAAGGTACGTAAAGGGGTCTTTCTGGTTGCCGGACTGGGCACCCGCACACTCCCCGCGGCAAAATCAGTCCCGAAAGTTATGCTACCGCTTGCCGACAAGCCGGCAATCCAGTACGTGGTTGAAGAGGCCGTGGCAGCAGGCATCGAGCAAGTCATTCTTGTCACGGCTACCGGCAATCAAGCTGTCGAGGACTACTTCGATACCGCCTACCGTCTTGAAGAGAGTCTTGCCGCGAGAGGCAAGCGCACGGAACTGGCGGAGTTGCAAGCGCTCAAGGAAATGGCAACGGTCATTGGCGTACGCCAGCATGCGCCGCTCGGCACCGGCGACGCCGTACGCACGGCCCGCAGCGTCGTCGGCGATGAACCCTTCGCGGTTTTTCTCCCGGATGACGTTATTGACGGCAATCCTCCTGCCATCAAGCAGCTCATCGACGCGCATGAAACCTACGGAGGAGAAGTCGTTGCCGTGATGCCTGTGCCGCATGCCCACGTCGACCGGTACGGCATCGTGGAAGGCACACACGTTGCGGCAGGCATTCAGCGGCTGCACCGTCTCATCGAGAAGCCGCCGGCAGACGAAGCGCCGTCTAACCTGGCCATTGTCGGTCGCTACGTCTTTACGCCGGCAATATTCGATTTCATCGACCGAATCCCCGTTGGCTCCGGTGGCGAAGTTCAGATCACGGACGCTATAAACTCCCTTGCCCAAGCAGGTTCTGTCTACTCGTGCGAGTTTACGGGCAAGCGCTACGACATGGGCGACAAAGTAGGCTACTTGAGCGCCTCTATCGACCTTGCCCTCAAGCGGCCTGACCTTAGGCCCGGGCTGCTCGCCTATCTGCGCAGTCTCGATCTCGACCATCTGGACACCGCAACGTGA
- a CDS encoding Gfo/Idh/MocA family oxidoreductase: MKSHFPSLRVGVVGLGVGRRFVEAFAAHPHATVTAICGKERDVLAAVSQEHANVRCYTDFAEIVADPDIELLVIATPHALHASMAVQALHAGKHVIVEKPMCISLQECEAMIRAVEESGKLLAVDQVLRFYPYYQSIKEHLVGGGLGDIYYAEADYLHNTARLIRERTVWRGSAEHSHYPILGGGSHSLDMLRWLVGEVDRVHCEAAGRALPDFPFPDCMIANLHFVNGAVGKCTTSYGLVRETMHNLVLFGTDGTIERARGQQDRDKQFVSSANHAFDEEAWPVPFQPPGGKPIAAVVDHVYQCVVKNETPLTNVWEGANTVAVALAAIESWQTGMPVQPAHFRPA; the protein is encoded by the coding sequence ATGAAATCGCATTTCCCCAGCTTGCGCGTGGGTGTTGTTGGACTCGGAGTAGGCCGGAGATTCGTTGAAGCGTTCGCTGCGCATCCCCACGCGACGGTCACCGCCATTTGCGGTAAGGAGCGAGACGTGCTTGCGGCGGTCAGTCAAGAGCATGCAAATGTGCGCTGCTACACGGACTTCGCCGAGATTGTGGCCGATCCGGACATCGAGCTCTTGGTAATTGCGACACCCCACGCGCTTCATGCCTCCATGGCGGTGCAGGCTCTGCACGCCGGCAAGCACGTCATTGTGGAGAAGCCGATGTGCATTTCGCTCCAGGAGTGCGAGGCAATGATTCGGGCGGTGGAGGAATCTGGGAAGCTGCTGGCGGTCGATCAGGTCTTGCGGTTCTATCCCTACTACCAGTCAATCAAGGAACACCTTGTCGGTGGGGGATTGGGAGACATCTACTATGCCGAGGCCGACTACCTTCACAACACTGCCCGGCTAATTCGCGAACGGACTGTATGGCGCGGTTCCGCCGAACACTCGCATTACCCCATACTTGGCGGTGGCTCGCATTCTCTCGATATGCTGCGCTGGCTCGTCGGTGAAGTAGACCGAGTCCATTGCGAGGCAGCGGGACGAGCTCTGCCGGACTTTCCCTTCCCGGACTGTATGATTGCGAATTTGCACTTTGTAAACGGCGCCGTAGGGAAGTGCACTACCTCATACGGCCTGGTGCGAGAGACAATGCACAACCTGGTACTCTTCGGTACCGACGGCACGATCGAGCGCGCGCGAGGGCAGCAGGATCGCGACAAACAGTTTGTCTCTTCAGCAAATCACGCGTTTGATGAAGAAGCATGGCCTGTGCCGTTTCAACCCCCAGGCGGAAAACCCATTGCCGCCGTGGTCGATCACGTATACCAGTGTGTGGTCAAGAACGAAACTCCCCTCACCAACGTGTGGGAGGGGGCCAACACGGTCGCCGTGGCGCTTGCCGCGATTGAATCTTGGCAGACCGGTATGCCGGTTCAACCTGCACACTTCAGGCCGGCATGA
- a CDS encoding amidohydrolase family protein: protein MPIVESHVHIWTQDKKYPFSPTLPDVPVPTTSATAELLLEETGQAGVDHVVLVQPSTYGWDNRYLADSIDRYPQQLAGVCLVDPLDDKAPEQLEYWVTERNFHGVRLHAVRPDSASWFTTAQTDRIWRKAADLGIPICLLLDLEHAPMVEVMLQRFPQVDVVLDHMGRIDVSEQPPYPVFTRFLALADFPRTYAKVSGMLHYSAEAYPFADTHPFFRKARDAWGPQRLMWGTDWPMLLDKAGYLPRLTAVRDEMPFFSEADLEWVLGGTALRLWGFAT, encoded by the coding sequence ATGCCAATCGTCGAATCTCACGTTCACATCTGGACCCAGGACAAGAAGTATCCCTTCTCTCCCACATTGCCGGATGTGCCTGTGCCGACGACGTCTGCCACTGCCGAATTGCTGCTGGAAGAAACGGGCCAAGCAGGCGTCGATCACGTTGTTCTCGTCCAGCCGAGCACATACGGCTGGGATAACCGCTACCTTGCAGATAGCATAGACCGCTATCCTCAGCAGCTTGCCGGGGTCTGCCTAGTAGATCCCTTGGACGACAAAGCGCCGGAGCAGCTTGAGTACTGGGTCACGGAACGCAATTTTCACGGCGTGCGGCTCCACGCGGTTCGACCCGACAGCGCCAGTTGGTTCACGACCGCACAAACCGACCGCATCTGGCGAAAAGCTGCAGACCTTGGCATCCCAATCTGCTTACTCTTGGACTTAGAGCATGCCCCAATGGTTGAAGTGATGCTGCAGCGCTTTCCTCAGGTAGATGTCGTTCTCGACCACATGGGTCGCATTGATGTTTCGGAACAACCGCCATATCCCGTTTTCACTCGCTTTCTTGCGCTCGCGGACTTCCCCCGCACGTATGCCAAAGTCTCGGGCATGCTGCACTATAGCGCCGAGGCGTATCCTTTCGCGGATACCCATCCCTTCTTCCGCAAGGCAAGAGACGCGTGGGGGCCGCAACGCCTCATGTGGGGCACTGACTGGCCGATGTTGCTTGACAAAGCCGGATACCTACCCCGCTTGACCGCAGTCCGCGATGAAATGCCGTTCTTTAGCGAAGCTGATCTCGAATGGGTTCTCGGCGGGACTGCTCTGAGACTCTGGGGCTTCGCCACGTAA